AAACCCATCTGCGATATAAAACATATTTTCAAAGGGGATCTTCCTTCTACTTTTTGGAACTCTTCTATTAATTTTATCATAAGACCCTTTATTTAGTTCAAAAATTACCCGAGTTTTTATTGTATGATCTACAAAATAACATACGCTACTTAAAACACCATTGTCTGAAAATTTATTGTCTGAACTTTCATAAAAAGGCATAAGGTATGCATCAATAAATTCACAAGCCCACACCTTAGTAATATAAGGGGCAACTATACTTCCTAAAATCATCTGCCTAAAACCACTTGAAACAATATAAATATTTATTGAGGTACCTGTTTCTTTCAAACTCCGATTTATTTCACTGATTTCTTTAAATAATTCAACTACACCATCAAAAAATTTTAATTTTGAACCCAACTTAAATAACATTCTATTATTTAAACCTTTGAAAATATCTTCTTTGACGTATGTTAGAAAATGCGATAAATATATCATCTCATTAGCAATAATATTGTAATGATTATTGTTATAAGTAATCGATAAATTTTCAACTTCCTTCCAAAACAGGTAAGCATCAACATTATACTCATCAAAAAGCACCTGTTGCATGTTGCCATAAATTAAAGTGTTATCAAAATCAAATATTAAAGCTATAATTTTTTCTTTTTTACTCATAAATAAAAAATTAATTTAAATTAATTTTAAAGTTACATTAAAACATATATAATTACGAATATACTCAATATATTTTGTATAGTAAATCACATTATATAAAATATATTGCATAGATAATGTTTATGATAGAATTAACTAATATAGGCCAAATAAAAGATATCCTCTCTAGAGTGCTAGATCTAAGTTTGATCAGCATTTTAGTTTATTACATATATAAAAATGTAATAAACTCTTATTCCATAAATTTACTAAAAGGAATGATTATCATTACATCCATTGGGATTGTCTCTTATTATTTCAACCTATACACCATAAACTGGCTCTTAAACTACATAGCAAACATACTGCCAATTGCAATGCTTATACTTTTTAATCAAGAAATAAAAAAGATAATAATGCAGATTGGAAATTTTAACTTATCCTTCAAGCTTGCAAACAGGAAAGAAGATACTATTAAAGCTATTACTGAAATAATAAAAGCAGTTAAGCATTTATCAGAGAATAAATCTGGTAGCTTAATCTGCATTGAAAAAAAAATACAACTAGATCAAATCATAAATAAAGGAATAAAATTAGATGCCCTCATATCTAATGAAATTCTAATATCAATTTTTGATTATGAAACACCTCTACATGATGGAGCAGTCATAATTAGCAATAACAAGATCGTTTATGCTGGATCTTTCTTACCACTATCTAATATAGAGTCCATCAGTAAAACTTTTGGAACAAGACACAGAGCAGGTCTTGGAATTTCTGAAAACTCCGATGCAATAACAATAATAACCTCTGAGGAAACTGGTTCTATTTCACTCACAAGCGATGGAAAACTAGAGTATAATTTAAGCCTAAATGAAATTAGGAAAAAGCTAAATCTTGCACTAATAGAATAAATGATGAATGTATATAAAAAACTTAAAGACATCGTAAAATTATTATTTGAAGATTGGCAGAATAAAGCCATTTCTATTCTAATAGCTATTATTATGTTTGCAACATTTTACTTTAATAGCATAGAGTCGATTACAATAGAAAAAGAATTCAGTATCTTATTAGAAGATGAAATTACGCTAGCAAAAATTCCTGATTTTAATAAACTACTACTTACAGTTAAAATTAATAAGGAAAATTTAAAATATTTAGACCTTGACCGCATAGTATTATTGGTTGAAGCTAATAACATAAAAGAAGCTGGTGAATATGAGCTCCCCATAAAGATAAAGAATCTTAACCCCATACCCATTGTTGAATACGGGCTTTCAACAAACAAAATTTCACTAAATCTTGACAAAAAAATTTCAAAATTAGTTAAAGTTGAACCTAAATTTACACTCCTTGAAAAAGACGGAACTGGGGAATTTTTCATGGCTAAATATAATATTTCTCCTGAAAAAATAACAATACACGGGCCTAAGGAAATAATAGAGACAATTAACACCATTCAAACCAAAACAAAAGAATTTGACACTAGAACTATAGTTATCTCAGAACATCTTGAAGTAGTTTCTCCAGATCCACTCATAACGCTAGACAGAAAACATGTAATAGTTAACATCACGTTAAGCAAAAAATACATACAGACAACAATAAAAAATCCCAATTTAATTTTCAATAATCTAAAAAATGGCCTCGAAATAAAAGATCAGGAAAAAATCCTAAATCCAGAAAATGAAATGTTCATTAAGATAAGAAGCAGACTTTCAGAACAAATAATTAAAACACATATAGCTAATAAAAACATTAATTTCAACCTCGATTTAAGTCGAATTGAAACTCCTGGTATTTATAATGTTAAAACAGATATACTGCTTAAAAATAACATTCATGGCATAGAAGTGTATGAATATGAACCCAAAATGATAAGGATCGAGGTAATCCCAAATCAGTATTAAAATGATGAAATCAATAGGATGTGATATAATACAGGTTATAAGGCTTAATAGTTTTTTAACAGACAGAAAAAAACTAGAGAGATTCTTTACACAAAGAGAAATTGAAACTTTAAAAATGAAAGGAAAAGGTACACTAGAAAGTTTGGCTGGTAAGTTTGCAGCAAAAGAGTCATTAATCAAGGCTCTAGGTCCGCTGATGGACCATAAAATCAAATACTCCCTTAAAGATATTGAAATCGTAAAGTCTCAGAAGGGACATGCAATATTCCAGTTATATAATGATATTCAAATCTTAATAAATCAAATGGACTTAAAATTACATTTAACAATTTCACATGAAAGGGAGTACGCTATTGCATTTGTAATGGTAGAAAATTAATTTATGAAAAAGATATCATATTTTACAAAATACGAAATCGAATGTCCTTTATGTAGTTGTAAATTTAGGAAAGAAGATCTCTTAACAGGGAGCGGCAGATTAATATCTGGTCAGTTAAAAGTTGATTTAAAAAGAGAGTATGTAAAAAATGAAAAATATGGTGATATCTACCCTAGAGTATATTCAATCATAGTATGTCCTGACTGCTATCTAGCTGCTTTTCCCAATGAATTTAATGCAATATCATTTGCTAATAACAAAGTAAAACAACTTCTAATAAGCCGTGAGCAAAACCGCAAAGAAATAAAATCAATTTTTGAAGACGATTTAAACTTTAATAAACCAAGAAGTCTTAAAGAAGGAGCTGCCAGTTATATCCTTGCTATGATGTGCTATGAATACCTTGACAAAGCTCATAACCCGACCCTAAATAAAGCAAAATGTGCAATAAGGTCAGCTTGGATATTTGAAGATCTTCACAATGAAAACCCAAATCAAAACTATAATTATTTGCAAAAAATATTTTACTATAAAGCAGCATATCTTTACAAATTAACAATTGAAAAAGAGCAAGATAATTCAGAACCAATTACTGCTGAGGCAGTATTCGGCCCGGATACAGATAAAAATTATGGATATGACAGCGCTTTATATCTATCAGGCCTATTGGAATATTTTTACGGTAACAAGGAAAATAAAGAACACAGATACAATCAACTAATTGAAATAAAAACCATCCTTTCTAAAATAGCTGGCATGGGAAAATCATCAAAGGAAAAACCCTCAATACTTTTAGATAAAATCAAAGAAGTTTATTTTAACATTTCAAAAGAAATAAAAAACTTACATAAATGAAAAAAATACTTGCAGAGGTAGCATATGATGGTTCTCTATATCACGGCTTTCAAATTCAACCCCAAAAACCAACAATTCAAGGCGAAATTGAGAAGGCTTTAAAGAAAATAAGCAAAACAAAGATCAAAATTCACTCATCAGGCAGAACAGATAAAGGGGTTCATGCAAGAGGGCAAATAATATCTTTTTATATAGATATAAATATTGCACCTCAAAATCTAAAGATTGCAATAAATTCTCTCTTAAAGAGCGACATTAGAATAATAAAATTACAGTATATAGAAGATAGATTTCAACCTCGATTTAATGCCAAGAAGAGAAAATATAGCTACTACATACTCAACAACAAAAATTATTATCCTTGGGAAGAATATCAAGCCTATCATGTAAAGAAAAAATTAAATATCAACAGATTAAACGAAATGGCTCTAATGCTAATTGGAAAACATGATTTTACTACCTTTTCATGTATAAGAGATCAAACGAATTCAAAGTTGAAAGAAATTTATTTTGCTAGATTTAAGAAAAAAAATAAGTTTATCGTTTTTGAAATAATAGGCTCTTCATTTTTGTGGAAAATGGTAAGATCAATAGTAGGAACAATACTCGATATAGAGATAAAAGAAGAATCTATTTGTACTTTTAGCAAGATTTTAAACTCAAAAAACAGAAAATTTGCGAGAACAACCGCACCTGCAAAAGCTTTATTTCTAGATAAGGTTTATTATGAATAAAAACACACTACTTAAAAAATTAATACTCCTAAAAATGCTTGAAAATAATATATGGGGTAATATTTATGGCAATCAAGAAGAAGAGCTTGAGAAAATTAAACACAAAATAATAAAATATAGAAACATAAAAATTCTAAGTGAGGAAGAACAAAAAGATACAAAAGAAAAAAATACATTAATAAAATCAATAGAATATAACAGAAGCAAAAATGACGAAAAAGATCTATTAATAATATACATGGACAAAAAATATTCAAGTACTAGCGCATATGTAATAATAAAAAAATGGTGTCAAAGTATTAACGTACTGAATTACAAAATAATAGACAACTTTAACTCACTAAGCTTAGCGATTAATGATAAGCAACCTAAAGCAATTCTCTCTTGCGAAGAAGTGGAATTATTCTTAAATCAGAATTTAAGGATTCAAATTGTAAGAGGATTTGAACTGAGATTTAAAGAAATCCCAATAGTGTTTACATATCTTCCTATAAGTCAAGCAAAAAATCCAGCACTTAAGAAAGAAATCTGGCAAGACCTAAAAATAAT
The sequence above is drawn from the Candidatus Borreliella tachyglossi genome and encodes:
- the cdaA gene encoding diadenylate cyclase CdaA, translating into MFMIELTNIGQIKDILSRVLDLSLISILVYYIYKNVINSYSINLLKGMIIITSIGIVSYYFNLYTINWLLNYIANILPIAMLILFNQEIKKIIMQIGNFNLSFKLANRKEDTIKAITEIIKAVKHLSENKSGSLICIEKKIQLDQIINKGIKLDALISNEILISIFDYETPLHDGAVIISNNKIVYAGSFLPLSNIESISKTFGTRHRAGLGISENSDAITIITSEETGSISLTSDGKLEYNLSLNEIRKKLNLALIE
- a CDS encoding CdaR family protein; amino-acid sequence: MNVYKKLKDIVKLLFEDWQNKAISILIAIIMFATFYFNSIESITIEKEFSILLEDEITLAKIPDFNKLLLTVKINKENLKYLDLDRIVLLVEANNIKEAGEYELPIKIKNLNPIPIVEYGLSTNKISLNLDKKISKLVKVEPKFTLLEKDGTGEFFMAKYNISPEKITIHGPKEIIETINTIQTKTKEFDTRTIVISEHLEVVSPDPLITLDRKHVIVNITLSKKYIQTTIKNPNLIFNNLKNGLEIKDQEKILNPENEMFIKIRSRLSEQIIKTHIANKNINFNLDLSRIETPGIYNVKTDILLKNNIHGIEVYEYEPKMIRIEVIPNQY
- the acpS gene encoding holo-ACP synthase, with product MKSIGCDIIQVIRLNSFLTDRKKLERFFTQREIETLKMKGKGTLESLAGKFAAKESLIKALGPLMDHKIKYSLKDIEIVKSQKGHAIFQLYNDIQILINQMDLKLHLTISHEREYAIAFVMVEN
- a CDS encoding DUF2225 domain-containing protein; this translates as MKKISYFTKYEIECPLCSCKFRKEDLLTGSGRLISGQLKVDLKREYVKNEKYGDIYPRVYSIIVCPDCYLAAFPNEFNAISFANNKVKQLLISREQNRKEIKSIFEDDLNFNKPRSLKEGAASYILAMMCYEYLDKAHNPTLNKAKCAIRSAWIFEDLHNENPNQNYNYLQKIFYYKAAYLYKLTIEKEQDNSEPITAEAVFGPDTDKNYGYDSALYLSGLLEYFYGNKENKEHRYNQLIEIKTILSKIAGMGKSSKEKPSILLDKIKEVYFNISKEIKNLHK
- the truA gene encoding tRNA pseudouridine(38-40) synthase TruA gives rise to the protein MKKILAEVAYDGSLYHGFQIQPQKPTIQGEIEKALKKISKTKIKIHSSGRTDKGVHARGQIISFYIDINIAPQNLKIAINSLLKSDIRIIKLQYIEDRFQPRFNAKKRKYSYYILNNKNYYPWEEYQAYHVKKKLNINRLNEMALMLIGKHDFTTFSCIRDQTNSKLKEIYFARFKKKNKFIVFEIIGSSFLWKMVRSIVGTILDIEIKEESICTFSKILNSKNRKFARTTAPAKALFLDKVYYE